One part of the Sorangiineae bacterium MSr11954 genome encodes these proteins:
- a CDS encoding FAD-binding protein, with protein MTESIAQGIPSPNLQWTNWASTASATAREIARPTSADAIAQTVVRAGQRNLKVRARGSGHSFTDIAATSEVAIDLGAWHGIVDADPSSGRVTVRSGTTLRQLNSELDALGLAMANLGDIDAQTISGAISTGTHGTGVKLGGLATQVEALELALADGEIVRCSREERPELFNAARVGLGALGVISTVTLRCVPSFVLAAEERPEPLGDVLEKLDELVRDNDHFEFYWFPYGDHALTKRNNRLPAGTAPSPLSPLRHYFEYDVMENKVLGALCRLGRAVPSLVRPLNRIFSTALSARKYSDHSHRVFVTSRHVRFVESEYAIPREALADVLGELRIEVPKLALSVLLPVEVRVAAADDIWLSTAQGRDSAYVAIHQFVGMPYREYFDLFESIVANVGGRPHWGKMHTLGASTLRSRYPRFDDFRRVRAHVDPSGRFTNAYIDRVLGPI; from the coding sequence ATGACCGAGTCGATCGCCCAAGGCATACCGAGCCCGAACCTCCAATGGACCAACTGGGCGAGCACCGCCAGCGCCACCGCCCGCGAGATCGCGCGCCCGACCAGCGCCGACGCCATCGCGCAGACGGTGGTGCGCGCCGGTCAGCGCAACTTGAAGGTCCGCGCGCGCGGCAGCGGCCACTCGTTCACCGACATCGCCGCCACCTCCGAGGTGGCCATCGATCTCGGCGCATGGCATGGGATCGTGGATGCCGATCCCAGCTCGGGTCGGGTGACGGTGCGCTCGGGCACCACGCTTCGCCAACTCAACTCCGAGCTCGATGCGCTGGGCTTGGCCATGGCCAACCTCGGCGACATCGACGCGCAGACCATCTCCGGCGCGATCTCCACCGGCACCCATGGCACCGGGGTCAAGCTCGGCGGGCTCGCCACGCAGGTGGAGGCCTTGGAGCTCGCGCTGGCCGACGGCGAAATCGTGCGCTGTTCGCGCGAGGAGCGCCCGGAGCTCTTCAACGCGGCCCGCGTGGGGCTCGGCGCGCTGGGCGTGATCAGCACGGTCACCTTGCGCTGCGTTCCGTCCTTCGTCCTCGCGGCCGAGGAGCGCCCGGAGCCGCTGGGCGACGTGCTGGAGAAGCTCGACGAGCTGGTCCGGGACAACGACCACTTCGAGTTCTACTGGTTCCCGTATGGCGACCACGCCCTCACCAAGCGAAACAACCGTCTGCCCGCGGGCACCGCGCCCTCGCCGCTGAGCCCTCTGCGCCACTACTTCGAATACGACGTGATGGAGAACAAGGTGCTCGGTGCGCTCTGCCGTCTGGGCCGCGCCGTCCCCAGCCTGGTGCGACCGCTGAACCGCATCTTCTCCACGGCGCTCTCGGCCCGCAAATACAGCGACCATTCGCACCGCGTCTTCGTCACCAGCCGGCACGTGCGCTTCGTCGAATCGGAGTACGCCATTCCGCGCGAGGCCCTGGCCGACGTGCTGGGCGAGCTGCGCATCGAGGTGCCCAAGCTCGCGCTGTCCGTCCTGCTCCCCGTCGAGGTCCGGGTGGCGGCCGCCGACGACATCTGGCTCTCCACCGCCCAGGGCCGCGACAGCGCCTATGTGGCCATTCACCAATTCGTCGGCATGCCCTACCGCGAATACTTCGACCTATTCGAATCCATCGTCGCAAATGTTGGCGGGCGGCCCCACTGGGGAAAGATGCACACGCTCGGCGCCAGCACCCTTCGCAGCCGCTACCCCCGCTTCGACGACTTCCGCCGCGTCCGCGCCCACGTCGATCCGTCCGGCCGCTTCACCAACGCGTACATCGACCGCGTCCTCGGACCGATTTGA
- a CDS encoding CoA pyrophosphatase — MLDSYALSVIKERLARHPGSPEPAQPSAKRAAVAAILREGVDGGDAEILFIRRAEHPHDPWSGHMAFPGGRHEEQDPSIVDTAIRETREEVGLDLRAHGALLLRLPEVSATARGTVLDLTVASFVFAIPRAEANLVFSDGEVAEAIWSPLGPLARGETAEPFEFRNGETLYKLPSLRVGNRVVWGLTYRMLHAFFDALHA; from the coding sequence TTGCTAGATTCGTACGCGCTTTCCGTCATCAAAGAACGTCTCGCGCGGCATCCCGGCTCGCCGGAGCCCGCCCAGCCCTCCGCCAAACGCGCCGCGGTCGCCGCCATTTTGCGCGAGGGGGTCGATGGCGGGGACGCGGAGATCCTCTTCATCCGCCGCGCCGAGCACCCGCACGATCCCTGGTCCGGTCATATGGCATTCCCCGGGGGCCGGCACGAGGAGCAGGATCCGAGCATCGTCGACACCGCCATCCGGGAGACCCGCGAAGAAGTGGGCCTCGACCTTCGCGCGCACGGCGCCTTGCTCCTCCGGCTGCCCGAGGTGTCGGCCACCGCGCGCGGCACCGTCCTCGATCTCACGGTGGCCTCCTTCGTATTTGCCATCCCGCGGGCCGAGGCCAACCTCGTGTTCTCCGACGGCGAGGTGGCCGAGGCCATTTGGTCCCCCTTGGGACCGCTCGCACGCGGAGAGACGGCCGAGCCGTTCGAGTTTCGAAACGGCGAAACCCTCTACAAGCTGCCGTCTCTGCGCGTGGGAAACCGCGTGGTGTGGGGGCTGACGTACCGCATGCTGCACGCGTTCTTCGACGCGCTGCACGCGTAA
- a CDS encoding peptidoglycan-binding protein codes for MSNVHESEKFGRIDLATTAGLQTALSFLGYDPGTVDGLDGPKTQAALRAFQESAGITADGLIGPNSRRELLSALETAASQQDNT; via the coding sequence ATGAGCAACGTTCATGAGTCCGAAAAATTCGGTCGCATCGATCTCGCCACCACGGCGGGCCTTCAAACCGCGCTCAGTTTCCTCGGCTACGATCCGGGTACCGTCGACGGCCTCGACGGCCCGAAGACCCAAGCCGCCCTCCGCGCCTTTCAGGAATCGGCGGGCATCACCGCGGACGGCCTCATCGGCCCCAACTCCCGCCGTGAGCTCCTGAGCGCCCTCGAAACGGCGGCGAGCCAGCAAGACAACACGTAA
- a CDS encoding EcsC family protein: MQHAPKPALTPYEQSALGDAVSAAISPYRTPVSSLVHVMTRSNAPLDAEPQNPQNPQSLGDTPDVVTHGLWRILAALGHTATKTVGRVRRRDLRRLTMRPMRSVADIARLDLWEVDETVRGLEPKYGFAGVLLGLAAGAFGVRGLALGKPLLAWLAMRQISEYGIRYGFDLNDPDERAFATQIFVSALCPNRLPREVEAADLARVTEAAKRVSRFAGLLDAARGLLRRVLRPKKKTARAAVVVLGVAAASYNAWFLSGVARMAALAYRERFIARKHRMSLAELAEIESTIEPVPPSGIMSSERSEACPPGPFDRRDEARPASSRSDGAR; encoded by the coding sequence ATGCAACACGCGCCCAAGCCTGCGCTGACGCCGTACGAACAATCGGCCCTCGGCGACGCCGTCTCGGCGGCCATCTCGCCCTACCGAACACCGGTCTCCAGCCTCGTCCACGTGATGACGCGAAGCAACGCTCCGCTCGACGCGGAGCCGCAAAACCCACAAAACCCACAGAGCCTGGGAGACACCCCCGACGTGGTGACACACGGCCTCTGGCGCATACTTGCCGCGCTGGGGCATACGGCGACCAAGACGGTGGGCCGCGTACGTCGCCGCGATCTCCGGCGCCTGACCATGCGCCCCATGCGTTCGGTGGCCGACATCGCGCGCCTCGATTTGTGGGAGGTCGATGAAACGGTGCGCGGCCTCGAGCCAAAGTATGGCTTCGCGGGCGTGCTCTTGGGTCTCGCGGCCGGCGCGTTTGGCGTTCGCGGCCTCGCGCTCGGAAAGCCGCTGCTCGCGTGGCTCGCCATGCGGCAGATCAGCGAGTACGGCATCCGCTATGGCTTCGATCTGAACGATCCCGACGAGCGCGCCTTCGCCACGCAGATCTTCGTCTCCGCCCTCTGTCCGAATCGCCTGCCGCGCGAGGTGGAGGCCGCCGATCTGGCGCGCGTCACCGAGGCGGCCAAGCGCGTCTCACGCTTCGCCGGCTTGCTCGACGCTGCGCGCGGCTTGCTCCGGCGCGTCTTGCGGCCGAAGAAGAAGACGGCGCGCGCGGCCGTCGTCGTGCTCGGCGTCGCGGCGGCGAGCTACAACGCGTGGTTCTTGAGCGGCGTCGCGCGCATGGCGGCGCTCGCATATCGCGAGCGCTTCATCGCGCGCAAGCACCGCATGTCGCTCGCGGAGCTGGCGGAGATCGAGTCGACGATCGAGCCCGTGCCGCCCAGCGGCATCATGTCATCCGAGCGTAGCGAAGCTTGTCCTCCTGGCCCATTCGATAGAAGAGACGAAGCTCGTCCCGCATCTTCGCGATCCGACGGGGCGCGATGA
- the groES gene encoding co-chaperone GroES, with translation MASIRPLQDRILIKRVKEEEKTKGGIIIPDTAKEKPIEGEVIAVGNGKVQEDGKVRPLDVKVGDIVLFGKYSGTEVKIDGEERVIIREDDVLGVITK, from the coding sequence ATGGCAAGCATTCGTCCGCTGCAAGACCGCATTCTCATCAAGCGCGTGAAGGAAGAGGAGAAGACCAAGGGTGGGATCATCATCCCCGACACCGCAAAAGAGAAGCCCATCGAGGGCGAGGTCATCGCGGTGGGTAATGGGAAGGTCCAAGAGGACGGCAAAGTTCGTCCGCTCGACGTGAAGGTGGGCGACATCGTGCTGTTCGGCAAGTACAGCGGCACCGAGGTGAAGATCGACGGCGAAGAGCGCGTCATCATCCGCGAGGACGACGTTCTCGGCGTCATCACCAAGTAG
- the groL gene encoding chaperonin GroEL (60 kDa chaperone family; promotes refolding of misfolded polypeptides especially under stressful conditions; forms two stacked rings of heptamers to form a barrel-shaped 14mer; ends can be capped by GroES; misfolded proteins enter the barrel where they are refolded when GroES binds), which yields MAAKEIVYTEHARNLILAGVNALADAVKVTLGPKGRNVVIEKSFGSPTVTKDGVTVAKEIELENRFENMGAQMVREVASKTSDVAGDGTTTATVLAQAIYREGSKLVAAGHNPMEIKRGIDKAVEAIVDALKKQAKQTKDPKEIAQVGAISANGDKEIGDKLAEAMEKVGKEGVITVEESRTAETILEVVEGMQFDRGYLSPYFVTDPERMEAVLDDPYILISEKKISNMKDLLPVLEAIARQQKPLVIIAEDIEGEALATLVVNKLRGTLHCAAAKAPGFGDRRKEMLKDIAVLTGGQVIAEDLGLKLENVTISDLGRAKRVTLDKDNTTIVDGAGNKDKIKGRIAEIRGQIENTTSDYDREKLQERLAKLVGGVAVVKVGAATETEMKEKKARVEDALHATRAAVEEGIVAGGGVPLVRAQSILDGLKVTDEQKFGVNIIRRAIEEPLRQIVANAGLEGSIVVNKVKEGKDDYGYNAATDTYGNLLSEGVIDPVKVVRTALQNAASVASLMLTTECLVAERPKDKEPPAAGGHAGHGHGDF from the coding sequence ATGGCTGCGAAGGAAATCGTTTATACCGAGCACGCACGGAACCTGATTCTCGCGGGCGTCAACGCGCTGGCGGACGCTGTGAAGGTTACGCTCGGACCGAAGGGGCGCAACGTCGTCATCGAGAAGAGCTTCGGCTCGCCGACGGTGACCAAGGACGGCGTCACGGTCGCGAAGGAGATCGAGCTCGAGAACCGCTTCGAGAACATGGGCGCCCAGATGGTGCGTGAAGTCGCCTCCAAGACGAGCGACGTTGCCGGCGACGGCACCACCACCGCGACCGTGCTCGCGCAGGCGATCTACCGCGAAGGTAGCAAGCTGGTCGCCGCCGGTCACAACCCGATGGAAATCAAGCGCGGCATCGACAAGGCGGTCGAAGCGATCGTCGACGCGCTGAAGAAGCAGGCGAAGCAGACGAAGGATCCGAAAGAGATCGCCCAGGTCGGCGCCATCAGCGCCAACGGCGACAAGGAAATCGGCGACAAGCTCGCCGAGGCCATGGAGAAGGTCGGCAAGGAAGGCGTCATCACCGTCGAAGAGAGCCGCACGGCCGAGACGATCCTCGAGGTCGTGGAAGGCATGCAGTTCGACCGCGGCTACCTCTCGCCGTACTTCGTCACGGATCCGGAGCGCATGGAAGCGGTCCTCGACGATCCGTACATCCTCATCAGCGAGAAGAAGATCTCCAACATGAAGGATCTTCTCCCGGTGCTCGAGGCCATTGCCCGTCAGCAGAAGCCGCTCGTCATCATCGCGGAGGACATCGAGGGCGAGGCGCTCGCGACCCTCGTCGTCAACAAGCTCCGTGGCACGCTCCACTGCGCCGCCGCCAAGGCCCCCGGCTTCGGCGATCGCCGCAAGGAGATGCTCAAGGACATCGCGGTCCTCACCGGCGGTCAGGTGATCGCGGAGGACCTCGGCCTCAAGCTCGAGAACGTCACCATCAGTGACCTCGGCCGCGCCAAGCGCGTCACGCTCGACAAGGACAACACCACCATCGTCGACGGCGCGGGCAACAAGGACAAGATCAAGGGCCGCATCGCCGAGATCCGTGGCCAGATCGAGAACACCACCTCCGACTACGACCGCGAGAAGCTCCAGGAGCGCCTCGCGAAGCTCGTGGGCGGCGTCGCGGTGGTCAAGGTCGGCGCTGCCACCGAGACCGAGATGAAGGAGAAGAAGGCCCGCGTCGAAGACGCGCTCCACGCGACCCGCGCGGCCGTGGAAGAGGGCATCGTCGCCGGCGGCGGCGTTCCCCTGGTCCGCGCCCAGTCGATCCTCGACGGCCTCAAGGTGACGGACGAGCAGAAGTTCGGCGTCAACATCATCCGCCGCGCCATCGAGGAGCCCCTCCGTCAGATCGTGGCGAACGCGGGCCTCGAAGGCTCGATCGTCGTCAACAAGGTCAAGGAAGGCAAAGACGACTACGGCTACAACGCCGCCACCGACACCTACGGCAACCTCCTCTCCGAAGGCGTCATCGACCCCGTCAAGGTCGTCCGCACGGCCCTCCAGAACGCAGCCTCCGTCGCGAGCCTCATGCTCACGACCGAGTGCCTCGTCGCCGAGCGCCCGAAGGACAAGGAGCCCCCGGCAGCCGGCGGTCACGCTGGCCACGGCCACGGCGACTTCTGA
- a CDS encoding DNA mismatch repair protein MutH: protein MKSNRAPPPRDEHELRVRALCLAGRTLGDLARELRFQLGDAAVHTKGKAGELVERALGAGPVPGRASLDARADPGSLLDFPHLGIELKTVPVDDRGKPRESTFVCALPLGDADAMEWQSSWVRTKLSHVLWLPILTREHAAWDERVLLEPVFWRPSRDQEAVFAGDFDDAMGIIASGGIERLTARTGRWLQVRPKAAHGRARTLAHGPEGEPIATVPRGFYLRTRFTDAILRDPTALPT from the coding sequence ATGAAATCGAACCGCGCGCCGCCGCCCCGCGACGAGCACGAGCTGCGGGTGCGCGCCCTTTGCCTGGCCGGTCGCACCTTGGGCGATCTGGCGCGCGAGCTGCGCTTTCAGCTCGGCGACGCCGCCGTTCACACCAAGGGCAAGGCCGGCGAGCTGGTGGAGCGCGCGCTGGGCGCCGGCCCCGTTCCCGGGCGTGCGAGCCTCGATGCGCGCGCCGATCCGGGGAGCTTGCTCGACTTTCCGCACCTGGGGATCGAGCTGAAGACCGTGCCGGTCGACGACCGCGGGAAGCCGCGCGAGTCCACCTTCGTGTGCGCGCTGCCGCTGGGCGACGCCGACGCGATGGAGTGGCAGAGCTCCTGGGTGCGCACCAAGCTGTCGCACGTCTTGTGGCTGCCGATCCTCACGCGCGAGCACGCCGCGTGGGACGAGCGCGTACTCCTCGAGCCGGTCTTCTGGCGCCCCTCGCGCGACCAAGAGGCGGTCTTCGCCGGTGACTTCGACGACGCGATGGGCATCATCGCCAGCGGCGGCATCGAACGACTGACCGCCCGCACCGGGCGCTGGCTGCAAGTGCGCCCAAAAGCGGCGCATGGACGCGCGCGCACCCTGGCCCACGGCCCCGAGGGAGAGCCCATCGCCACCGTGCCCCGCGGCTTCTATCTGCGCACGCGCTTTACCGACGCCATCTTGCGCGATCCCACGGCGCTGCCGACCTAG
- a CDS encoding protein kinase: MTGFLEPGDLFLEKYRIERLIGKGGMGAVYAAVDVDLARRVAIKLLLPHIASIPQAVTRFVNEGRAAARIEGEHVARVYAAGRTPDGLAYMVLELLEGADLAELLRRHPRMPVVHAVDFVLEALEAVAEAHHQGIVHRDLKPGNLFLARRSHGTETVKVLDFGISKVSNSLIEPSADHALTSTRSTLGSPLYMSPEQLRSAKNVDRRSDIWSVGVILYEMLAGVLPYHGEALGELFAAILEQNPIPIVQHRPDIPPALAAVVHRCLERDPQRRIADTLELALGLAPFGSRAAGSVERIRAFAGLPAITSGMLGAGTFPTQAPQGPFANTPAPHHFSSTPAPNPFANTPAPKPFVNTPAPANTPAPTPERSAQTTQGWGDVRTGSSTGPALPVQKRTWLPFLLIIPVAFVVGGSIFAIFFFTGNRRDTPTAIAPSDVAPTKTAPAPAATVLPAPGASQTAGEPSSGAPAAEPASSATSANVAEKDSVPAADAGAKPSRSTRKHGPAAASSTPAPSASQASPSKPAFDPTKDTRN, translated from the coding sequence GTGACGGGATTCTTGGAGCCGGGCGACCTTTTTCTCGAGAAATACCGCATCGAGCGCCTCATCGGGAAGGGTGGCATGGGCGCCGTGTACGCTGCGGTAGATGTCGATTTGGCGCGAAGGGTCGCCATTAAGCTTCTGCTTCCGCACATCGCGAGCATCCCGCAGGCGGTCACCCGATTCGTCAACGAAGGGCGGGCGGCGGCGCGGATCGAGGGGGAGCACGTTGCGCGCGTGTATGCGGCCGGGCGCACGCCCGACGGGCTCGCGTACATGGTCCTCGAGCTGCTCGAAGGGGCGGATCTGGCGGAGCTTTTGCGCCGTCACCCGCGCATGCCGGTCGTGCACGCGGTCGACTTCGTCTTGGAAGCGCTGGAGGCCGTCGCCGAGGCGCACCACCAGGGGATCGTGCACCGCGATTTGAAGCCGGGAAATCTCTTCCTCGCGCGCCGCAGCCACGGCACCGAGACGGTCAAGGTCCTCGACTTCGGCATCTCCAAGGTGAGCAACTCGCTCATCGAGCCCAGCGCCGATCATGCGCTGACGTCCACCCGATCGACCCTCGGCTCCCCGCTCTACATGTCGCCCGAGCAGCTCCGGAGCGCCAAGAACGTCGACCGCCGCTCGGATATCTGGTCGGTCGGCGTCATCCTCTACGAGATGCTCGCCGGCGTCCTCCCGTACCACGGTGAGGCGTTGGGCGAGCTCTTTGCGGCCATCCTCGAGCAAAACCCGATTCCCATCGTGCAGCACCGGCCCGATATCCCGCCGGCCCTCGCCGCCGTCGTTCACCGCTGCTTGGAGCGCGATCCCCAGCGGCGCATCGCGGACACGCTCGAGCTGGCGCTGGGGCTTGCGCCGTTTGGCTCCCGCGCGGCCGGATCGGTCGAGCGCATTCGCGCCTTCGCCGGTCTTCCGGCCATCACCTCCGGCATGCTGGGCGCCGGCACCTTTCCCACCCAGGCGCCCCAGGGACCTTTCGCCAACACGCCGGCGCCCCATCACTTCTCCAGCACGCCGGCGCCCAACCCGTTCGCGAACACCCCCGCGCCCAAGCCGTTCGTCAACACCCCGGCGCCCGCGAACACCCCCGCGCCCACGCCGGAGCGGAGCGCGCAAACCACGCAAGGGTGGGGCGACGTTCGAACCGGATCGTCGACAGGGCCGGCGCTGCCCGTGCAAAAGCGCACGTGGCTGCCGTTCTTGTTGATCATCCCCGTGGCCTTTGTGGTGGGCGGCAGCATCTTCGCCATCTTCTTCTTCACCGGAAACCGAAGGGACACGCCGACCGCCATCGCACCCTCCGACGTCGCGCCCACCAAGACGGCCCCCGCGCCCGCGGCAACGGTGCTCCCGGCGCCGGGCGCATCGCAAACGGCGGGCGAGCCATCCTCCGGCGCACCGGCGGCGGAACCCGCAAGCTCCGCGACCTCCGCGAATGTCGCGGAGAAAGACTCGGTCCCCGCGGCCGATGCAGGCGCCAAGCCTTCGCGCTCGACGCGCAAGCACGGTCCCGCGGCCGCGTCGTCGACGCCAGCACCCAGCGCATCGCAGGCCTCGCCGAGCAAGCCGGCGTTCGATCCGACCAAAGACACGCGAAACTGA
- a CDS encoding LamG domain-containing protein, translating into MKRALSLAIVLTLSAAGGFFAAACIGDEPGALPSTNADSGDHDVFNPGLDAGDAGRSQGLPATIPGLVLWLDGDDPDRVRRADPGRNENVTAWLDKSPSTPPRHFESVGASSPLFVKNIFNGRSALSFTRLSKQYLKGPSFLGLSGAEAFLVAQTKQYVPPDAATLVSYGMWQFADVGSYHPAHDNAWHDSFAYNKVEPGKPPEQGLFWPPPANEMFTPHILNVISNAQEWTASVDGIQRGTKAGSFGFPNGPTVVGGTLNSHLSEAAAPDDFFNGLIAEVIVYGQKLTTAEHDAVASYLSTKWGISLDGGK; encoded by the coding sequence ATGAAGCGTGCACTCTCTCTTGCCATCGTTCTCACGCTCTCCGCGGCCGGCGGCTTCTTCGCGGCCGCATGCATCGGCGACGAACCCGGTGCGCTCCCGAGCACCAACGCGGACTCGGGCGACCACGACGTCTTCAATCCCGGCCTCGACGCCGGCGACGCCGGTCGCTCACAGGGCTTGCCTGCGACCATTCCCGGGTTGGTCCTCTGGCTGGACGGCGACGATCCGGATCGCGTTCGGCGGGCCGACCCCGGCCGCAATGAAAATGTGACCGCGTGGCTCGACAAGTCGCCCTCGACGCCGCCTCGCCACTTCGAATCGGTGGGCGCGAGCTCCCCGCTCTTCGTGAAGAATATTTTCAACGGACGATCCGCGCTCTCCTTCACCAGGTTGAGCAAGCAATACCTCAAAGGGCCGTCCTTTCTTGGATTGTCCGGGGCGGAGGCGTTCCTCGTCGCGCAAACCAAGCAATACGTACCGCCGGATGCGGCGACGCTCGTCAGCTACGGGATGTGGCAGTTCGCCGACGTCGGCTCCTACCACCCGGCCCATGACAACGCTTGGCACGACTCATTTGCTTACAACAAAGTAGAGCCCGGAAAGCCGCCCGAGCAGGGCCTCTTTTGGCCGCCGCCCGCGAATGAAATGTTTACGCCGCATATCCTCAATGTCATTTCCAACGCGCAGGAGTGGACCGCGTCCGTGGACGGAATCCAGCGCGGGACCAAGGCGGGGAGCTTTGGCTTTCCGAATGGACCCACCGTGGTGGGCGGGACCCTCAACAGCCACCTCTCGGAGGCGGCGGCCCCCGATGATTTCTTCAATGGCTTGATCGCCGAAGTGATCGTCTACGGTCAAAAGCTCACCACCGCCGAACACGACGCAGTTGCCTCGTACCTCTCCACGAAGTGGGGGATCTCGCTCGACGGTGGCAAATGA
- a CDS encoding MarC family protein, which translates to MALATYALLCFGSLFSIVDPFAALPVFLALTGGQPPESQKRTALRASLTVLVLLLTFGLAGSLIFKFFGITMSAFKIAGGIVLFGLGLEMMRAKDSPMRSTKEERHEAEAKQDVGVIPIGIPLLSGPGSIATTMVLVGKSEGPAQHVAIFIAIGAVAFFTFLILRSATLVERVLGRTGINLIGRIMGLILAALAMQFIIDGVREAFPKLVG; encoded by the coding sequence GTGGCCCTTGCGACCTATGCCCTTCTCTGCTTCGGGTCGCTCTTTTCCATCGTCGACCCGTTCGCGGCGCTCCCCGTTTTTCTCGCGCTGACGGGCGGTCAGCCGCCCGAATCTCAAAAGCGCACGGCCCTGCGCGCGTCCTTGACCGTCCTCGTTCTTTTGCTCACGTTCGGTCTGGCGGGCTCGCTCATTTTCAAGTTCTTCGGCATCACCATGTCGGCGTTCAAGATCGCCGGCGGCATCGTCCTCTTCGGGCTCGGCCTCGAAATGATGCGCGCCAAAGACTCTCCGATGCGCAGCACCAAAGAAGAGCGCCACGAGGCGGAGGCGAAACAAGACGTGGGGGTCATCCCCATCGGCATTCCGCTGCTCTCGGGCCCCGGCTCCATCGCGACCACCATGGTGCTCGTCGGAAAATCCGAGGGCCCCGCGCAGCACGTGGCCATCTTCATCGCCATCGGCGCGGTCGCCTTCTTCACCTTCTTGATCCTGCGCTCGGCCACCTTGGTGGAGCGCGTGCTGGGCCGAACCGGCATCAACTTGATCGGCCGCATCATGGGCCTGATCCTCGCCGCCCTGGCGATGCAGTTCATCATCGACGGCGTGCGCGAAGCCTTCCCGAAGCTGGTCGGTTGA